Part of the Mytilus galloprovincialis chromosome 14, xbMytGall1.hap1.1, whole genome shotgun sequence genome is shown below.
CCATAATTTAGCCTACAAAACCTTTGAtgactatatatatttacaccactgggtcgatgctcgatgccactgctggtggacgtttcgtccccgagggtatcaccagcctagtagtcatcacttcggtgttaacatgaatatcaattatatgttgttttttttttataaatttcctgttacaaaactttgatttttttcgaaaaactttggcacaactttatggaatttttggtcctcaattcacttcaactttgtatttgttttggctttataactattttctgagtcttatgaagacgaaatggatgtctggcgtattaaattataatcttgatacctttgataaccatttgTATGTTATTAGCTCAACCTCAACTAACAGTGTTGTTGTTATTAGAATGCCATTGGATAGGTCACGTGGTCTTTGTGAAGATCTTCTGTTTTTGAATGTTAAGGTTTCAGCATTCCTGATGAAAGTACatccagaaaaaaatatcaagactTATTATCGTCTAAAAGTAAATTATCAAAATCATTAAATTAAAGGCTTCTTGGACTGAAAACAACCTTAAATTTCATATCAGTCATTGAAATGGCAAATTTATGACAATCACGGTGAAAAGCATTCTACTAAAATGTAAAGTATTTTAAAGTTTTGGTCATTTCTGTTTGAGATTAGAGCATCACATTCAATATTGTTTTCAATTGATATGACgagattttataattttataaactttGGCAAACACTCTTAGAAGATATCAAATGTATTATTTTGTAAGCCAGGTGTGCATTATGCATGAAGTAAAATTATCTCTGATAGAAGTTTTCTCTTAAGAGGATTGCTTCTTTGCTTATAATTGCAGTTCCTTCCTTACAATAATTTTATCCCTACAAATTAGCTCGACACGACTTATATACTACTTTCTTTACGTGTCTCTCCTTTGTCAGGATCGTGTGATTCGGTGGTCGTCATTTATCTATGCCTTTCATATTTGTTATTCCAAACTTAAATGTTGTAACTTATGCCGTTAGTTGTTCTAATATAACATGTTTCCCAGTTTTCATGTCGGGCCATTCATTTGTGACTAAACAGTATTCGATGTTTTAAGCCCCATTTCTTGGCATTAtgatttctggtctgtgcgtccatccgtccgttcgtccttgcgtccgtccgttcgtccttgcgtccttccgttcgtccgtccgttcgtccgtacCTCCGtacctccgttcgtccgtctgtcccgcttcaggttaatgttttggttaaagttttttgtcgaggtagtttttgctGATgttcaagtccaatcaacttgaaacttagtacacatgtttcctttgatatgatctttctaattttaatgccaagttagaaatttttccccattttcatggtccactgaacatagaaaataatagtgcggatggggcatccgtgtaccgGGAACATATTATTGTTTCTTAGTGTTGAAGGCCATTCGGTTACCTATAcattactttccgctatatagatgaaagaataaaaaaaaaacattggttttTAAAAGTCAGCCTTTGATCTATATGTTTTAACAAATGGtgctatttttatttgtttagatTCAATGACAAAACattcaggtattttttttaaatatttgatctaATTATAGAAGTCTCAAATTACTGACTcacaattttgatttttcataaaCTAAAATAGAATGTGTGACCGAAATATGCATACCCAACTTTATATTGCTCTTCTCTTCCTCTGTGTGCAAGTTTGAAAAGTTACTTCCGACTAGTACAAAAAAACTATCAATATATTTTTGAAGTTGTCATTATTTATTAGAAAGTCTCATATTCATTACACTTCATATTTAAATAAGTATAGGATCACCTTCAGCTAAAtctgaaaaaatttcaaacaaaagaaaaattagaaaacttggttaaataaatcaatttgtcattaaaatacaaaaacaaaacttattgTTTATATTTCGGCTAATCACCAATTCTTACAGTCATTTCAGTGTTCAATAGCCAGTGttcattataggattaaacacattttttctagaggttattgatgtgtaaaccggggcggttaactcacaaactgaataaaagtccgaaggacttttatgtcaagtttgtgagttagagacccggtttacacatcaataacctctagaaaaaatgtgtttaatccttataattcttcagccaaacatacgcgattattaatttacattattaCTTTGATGGCTACTATATGTACCATCAGAAGCACAATGGCATGTCGTAACcaaggagtacgccgccatcttgactttctaaaaatttaaatgttctataaatgcaacagaatctaaaatgaactagcacctacctcaaaaacttcattttgattAGATactatccgaatttgaagcgtacaagtaacgaaataatcttccGTCTGGAAGTTTTCAATCGTATGACgccgtgttttgccatgacgtaaattcgccaaattaTTCGTGAAATTTCCCggaattttattcaaattttatttttatacattttcgaagctcAAGTGCATgtattttatttcttcttttttttattattatatatgcattagaatagaaacaactgttatgcaattgttttataatctcaaCTTGCTGAAGATCCCAGTACCCCTGCAagaatgtgtatcgcgcatgaatagcttacaaaagtagtttcggaaacatggtttatcgaagtgtaaaccaagagaaaaattctaCTTGACCAAtgcaattcaagtatttatagatattcaaatgatataagaattattggGTTTTATAGATATTGATAGATCTACCACGGTCGTTTAAGACTAGCAGTTCTTTTGTTTCATCGTTGAAAGATATATCCAACGGTTCATTGATACCATCGTCTGCTGACAAGACAATGTCATATTTCTGTCCATCATTAGATATTTTATGTATGTTGTTTGATCCACATCCTGCTACATACAAATCCCCACGGTCATCTACAGCTACACCAATAGCACCTTTCAGGTCAGGACTGCTGTATATCTCCTCTTCTTCTCCATCCGAAGAAACTAAGAATACTTGATCATTACCAAAGTCAGTACAATATACATTATCATCCTGATTGGCACAGATATCATTAGGATCAAATGTTGTTCGTATTACTTTCAGAACTTTACCCTTGATATCCACTATTGTTAGAGTGTGAGGTTTATTTTTTACCCAGATCTTATCCTTTACAGTGGTGATTCCTCTACAGATTCCTTTAACTTTAAATCTCCTACCAGGCTTCAATGATGTCAGGTTAATGATCTGGATACCGTCATCACCAACAGATACTACAGCATGGGTTTTGTCAAATAAGCTGATATTACGTGGTTCATAATCCATATCAAGCATGCCTGAGATTGATCCATcaagtttacaaacaaaaagtTTAAAGAGGTCATCATAGAGGAGTAACTTATCGCCAGGAATAAAGCATCCTCTATTGATAATTACTCCATTACCTAATTTCGTGGTCTGGAATGAATGTGTCAGTGATAACTTTCTTTCGTCTTTCACTAGAAATTGACCTTGTTGATCGATATCAAGTACAGGCATTTGGACTTGGACATTTTCAACTGTTATTGTACCCAAGACTTGGACTAGTTTCTTAATTTTCGAGTCCAATTCTAACGGATGATATTTAAGTATCGGAACAGTAGCTGTTTGAATTTCTCTGATTTCTAATTCTTTCTGGTAAGTTTTTGCATCTAGAAATTTTACCACCTGGAATAAATGAACTTCTGATGTGTGATGCTTCAGTGAATTTAGATCACTTTTCCATGTAGACAGCGAGTCTGAGCTAGATTCTATGCTATTTATGTTTCGAGACACTCTCCCAGTACAATTTTCATACTTAGAATCAATATCTTTATGTATCTCTGCTTCTAACGTATCTAAATGAGCAATGACTTTCCGTTTCATTTCAGACACCCTGGTCTTTATTTTGGTACGACTTTTTTCCAAATCTACAAGTGTTTTCTCATTTTGACTCCTTCTGTTCTCTGTAACTTGACATAGGTTTGAAATTCTTCTCTCTAGATCAGAAATAGCGGTACCATCTTTCACGCCTCTAGCAGCTTTTTCAATTGAAATGATAGACTTGCAATTCTGATGTGATATCGGAACACATGACACGCAGACTACCTTGTCATGTTGACAGCAGTACAGTGCAATCTTTTGATCTGGATGATTGTCGCAGTTCTTGGACAATGTAAGAAGTGACGAACTGAGTTGTGACATCTCTTTCATTGGTACTATCTTGTGAGGCGGGGACATCCTTTCGTGAACTCTAGAACACGTCTTGCATACAAGTTCACTGCAGTCACTGCACCAAGATACAGCTGGAATGTCTTCATCACTACGCTGACAACCAGCACAGAATTTACTGTCCGCCATTCTGTAAGAATAAAAAAACATAGCGTCTGCAGTTAAGATATTCACTAAAAGAATGAAAAGTGTTGCGGCCTTCTTTGACCTCATATGGtctgtaaaatataaacataGATAGTATTTTATCTTATTGCATTTTTCAGAAGAAaagatataaaaacatttttatccTTTTAAAGCGAGAGTGATCACTCTGACCTGTCCCAACTACTTATCAGATAATAGCTGAATAACTGCAAgttttcaagaaaaaaacaagaaatcaagAATGAGGTCAAAAACTAAATGTTACACAATTACAGTACATCAAGTTCTCCATATTATATAAGACAACATGATAGTTTGTGACACTACAAAATATATTTCACATTATTAAGAGTGTAAAGAATTTCTAGgaataaatcttttgaaaaaataaaatatcagttgGAATAAATAGACGAGTAAAAAGGTAAAGAACATAGTACGGAAATATATTAACTGTTATCTTAATATCGTAAGAAAACATCAAATAGTGAAAATATGAACTCttataacaattaaaacaaatggGACTCGGGAGGGGATTCCGTGCATTAGCGTCTTTGGTCAAGACAAATGTCAAAAACATTGTCACACATAATATCGATTCGTATTTACCAGAGATTAACACTGTCACTTTTGATGTGaagtaactacatgtataaacaaattcAAGGGAAAAATTGGTATATGAACACAGCTTTAGTGTTTGCGTGTTCATTATAATGTCCCCATATCTTTTCATTATAATGCAGAAACGAATAACGTCTTTCTTGAAAATGTCAGTATACTACAAatgaagggcgaaagataccgtgcagaggaaaaagtaaaatcacaaaaatactgaactcagaggaaaatcaatttggaaagtccataatcacatggcaaaatcaaaaaaacaaaacgcatcaaaaacgaatggacaagaactgtcatattcctgacttggtacaggcattttcaaatgtaggaaatggtggattaaacctggttctatagcgctaaccctctcactttaataacagtctcatcaaattccgctaCATTTTTaaatgatgcgttaaataaacagtcacaattaataaaatagtcaaaatatgggtacatcagtcatcatcgtataacaattttaaaaggaacaatttaacaggacacaaaaacatctactatctacgaacacatggattgatttgagtgtctgacgtcagaaaaattatatacgtcacataCATTTGTCGTTCAAttagcatacaaacaattttaaaatttacataggcaatgtacgcatacagggttaaaaaatcaaaagtatgtaagaataaattacagaaatagaccgagattcaaactagtccaaaagttatacatagaatttatgagaatccaaaagttttaaaaggaacaatttaacaggacacaaaaacatctattatctacgaacacatggattgatttgagtgtctgacgtcagaaaaattatatacgtcacattcaaactcaaagatagaaaataaacagacaacgtcgtggataaaaaagaaaataaacagacaacgccgtggctaaaaagaaaataaataaacaacgccgtggctaaaaagaaaataaacaaacaacgccgtgactaaaaagaaaataaacaaacaacgccgtggctaaaaagaaaataaacagacaacgccgtggctaaatagaaaataaacaaacaactcCGTggctaaaacatgtaaaaagaaaaaaataacaaacaacaccgtggctaaaaagaaaataaacaaacaacgccatggataaaaagaaaataaacagacaacgccgtggctaaaaagaaaataaacgaaaacgccgtggctaaaaagaaaataaacaaacaacgccgtggctaaaaagaaaataaacagacaacgccgtggctaaaaagaaaataaacaaacaacgccgtggttgaaaagaaaataaacagacaacgccgtggctaaaaagaaaataaacaaacaacgccgtggctaaaaagaaaataaacaaacaacgccgtggctaaaaagaaatttaacagacaacgccgtggctaaaaagaaaataaacaaacaacgccGTTGCTAAATAGAAAATACACGaacaacgccgtggctaaaaagaaaaaaaaaacaacgtggctaaaaagaaaataaacaaacaacgccgtggataaaaaagaaaataaacagacaacgccgtggctaaaaataaaataaacagacaacgccgttgctaaaaagaaaataaac
Proteins encoded:
- the LOC143059001 gene encoding uncharacterized protein LOC143059001, which translates into the protein MADSKFCAGCQRSDEDIPAVSWCSDCSELVCKTCSRVHERMSPPHKIVPMKEMSQLSSSLLTLSKNCDNHPDQKIALYCCQHDKVVCVSCVPISHQNCKSIISIEKAARGVKDGTAISDLERRISNLCQVTENRRSQNEKTLVDLEKSRTKIKTRVSEMKRKVIAHLDTLEAEIHKDIDSKYENCTGRVSRNINSIESSSDSLSTWKSDLNSLKHHTSEVHLFQVVKFLDAKTYQKELEIREIQTATVPILKYHPLELDSKIKKLVQVLGTITVENVQVQMPVLDIDQQGQFLVKDERKLSLTHSFQTTKLGNGVIINRGCFIPGDKLLLYDDLFKLFVCKLDGSISGMLDMDYEPRNISLFDKTHAVVSVGDDGIQIINLTSLKPGRRFKVKGICRGITTVKDKIWVKNKPHTLTIVDIKGKVLKVIRTTFDPNDICANQDDNVYCTDFGNDQVFLVSSDGEEEEIYSSPDLKGAIGVAVDDRGDLYVAGCGSNNIHKISNDGQKYDIVLSADDGINEPLDISFNDETKELLVLNDRGRSINIYKTQ